One genomic segment of Theobroma cacao cultivar B97-61/B2 chromosome 6, Criollo_cocoa_genome_V2, whole genome shotgun sequence includes these proteins:
- the LOC18596360 gene encoding uncharacterized protein LOC18596360 isoform X2: MASTWRKLKKSLIPKISINHHHRRSSSSSSSANGIASSPSSSVSLSSSLLSYSFSFRSSKICAICLGSLKKGEGQAIFTAECSHPFHFNCIATNVQHGNRICPICRSEWKDIPFQAPSNAADSRHNNSTSRAQASPYNAPLEDTFVSGVSRNLLQSTLPQFEPDYFSDDEPIPAIHAGPASSTRPQTITIKAVPEFPAVLASDAASKFAVLVGIRAPPFHVDVQEFDRAPIDLVAVLDVSGSMAGKLALLKRAVCFIIQNLGPSDRLSIVTFSSSAHRMLPLRRMSGSGHDDAIRVINALTSSGGTNIVEGLKKGVKVLEERREQNPIASIILLSDGHDTLNGDTYRLYRSVQNHTLNPRHNLQYLYLLPPSICPRNNASGAESRQLTIPVHTFGFGSEHDSNAMHAISDVSGGTYSSIESIDILQDAFARCIGGLLSVVAQDVQLTIQSISPGVQIGSIPSGRYKSEILSQGQKAIIYVGSLYADEEKEFLVYLSIPASTYADGEKKLGNMLLLDVLCSYTYSTTMEIFHLSCERVEIRRPEVLSPTDGLVCLEVDRQRNRLCVAEAIANAQRIAELGDLEHAQAVLSEQRIALSSSVSAQAGDRLCNWLEAELRETRQRMANMELYEQTGRAYVLSGLSSHSWQRATTRGYTTTIIPEEGVNPGTSGTISYETPSMVNMVSRSQVLNYVSPQQPQRLSKSCSQVQRNK; encoded by the exons ATGGCGAGTACGTGGAGAAAGCTTAAGAAATCTCTGATTCCGAAAATCTCTATCAACCACCACCACCGCCGCTCCTCCTCTTCCAGTTCCTCCGCCAACGGCATTGCTTCTTCGCCTTCCTCCTccgtctctctctcttcctctctccTCTCTTACAGCTTCAGCTTCCGATCTTCTaag ATTTGTGCAATTTGCTTGGGAAGCTTGAAAAAGGGAGAAGGCCAGGCCATCTTCACAGCCGAGTGCTCTCATCCTTTTCACTTCAATTGTATTGCAACCAACGTGCAGCATGGAAATCGCATTTGCCCCATTTGCCGCTCTGAATGGAAAGATATCCCTTTCCAAGCACCTTCAAATGCTGCTGATTCCCGGCACAATAACAGCACGAGCCGAGCCCAAGCGTCTCCCTATAATGCTCCACTTGAAGATACTTTTGTATCTGGCGTCAGTCGTAATTTACTTCAATCAACCCTGCCTCAGTTTGAACCTGACTACTTTTCTGATGATGAACCGATTCCAGCCATCCATGCAGGCCCTGCATCATCCACTCGTCCACAAACCATAACCATTAAGGCAGTGCCAGAGTTTCCTGCTGTCTTAGCTTCAGATGCTGCGTCCAAGTTTGCTGTTCTTGTTGGCATCCGTGCTCCACCTTTTCATGTTGATGTCCAAGAATTTGATCGTGCACCCATCGACCTAGTTGCTGTGCTTGATGTAAGCGGCAGCATGGCTGGCAAGCTTGCCCTTCTTAAGCGTGCTGTTTGCTTCATCATACAAAACTTGGGCCCTTCAGATCGGTTATCCATAGTTACTTTCTCATCATCAGCTCACAGGATGTTACCATTGCGAAGGATGTCCGGCAGTGGTCATGATGATGCTATCCGTGTCATCAATGCCCTTACCTCTAGTGGTGGGACAAACATCGTGGAAGGTCTAAAGAAAGGGGTTAAGGTTCTTGAAGAGCGACGTGAGCAGAATCCCATTGCAAGCATTATCCTCCTATCTGATGGCCATGATACATTAAATGGTGATACTTACAGACTATACCGCAGTGTACAGAATCACACTTTAAATCCAAGGCACAATTTGCAGTATCTTTACCTCCTGCCTCCTTCAATTTGTCCCAGGAATAATGCATCTGGTGCTGAGTCGCGGCAGCTTACCATCCCAGTCCACACATTTGGATTTGGTTCAGAACATGATTCTAATGCAATGCATGCCATATCTGACGTATCAGGTGGCACATATTCCTCTATCGAGTCAATTGACATTTTACAGGATGCATTTGCTAGATGCATTGGTGGTCTTCTCAGTGTTGTAGCTCAAGATGTCCAACTAACAATACAATCGATTTCTCCTGGAGTCCAAATTGGTTCGATTCCCTCTGGGAGATATAAGAGTGAAATCCTTTCTCAAGGGCAGAAAGCTATCATTTATGTCGGAAGTTTATATGCAGATGAAGAGAAGGAATTCCTGGTATACCTCTCAATTCCAGCATCAACATATGCTGATGGTGAGAAAAAGTTGGGTAACATGTTATTGTTGGATGTCTTGTGCTCGTACACGTATTCAACAACAATGGAGATCTTTCATTTGAGCTGCGAGAGAGTTGAGATAAGACGACCTGAGGTTTTGTCTCCTACGGACGGGTTGGTGTGCTTGGAGGTTGATCGACAGAGGAATCGTCTGTGTGTGGCGGAAGCTATTGCAAATGCTCAACGGATTGCTGAACTGGGAGATTTAGAGCATGCGCAGGCTGTGCTGTCAGAGCAAAGAATAGCTTTGTCATCTTCAGTATCAGCCCAAGCAGGGGACCGCCTGTGCAATTGGCTTGAGGCAGAGCTGAGAGAAACCAGGCAGAGAATGGCAAATATGGAGTTATATGAACAGACTGGGCGGGCATATGTTCTCTCAGGGTTAAGCTCACACTCATGGCAGAGGGCCACAACTAGGGGCTACACAACAACAATCATACCGGAAGAAGGTGTAAATCCAGGCACTAGTGGGACAATCAGCTATGAAACTCCTTCGATGGTCAACATGGTGTCGAGATCACAGGTTCTCAATTATGTATCCCCGCAACAACCTCAAAGGCTTAGCAAGTCATGCAGCCAGGTTCAACGAAATAAATAA
- the LOC18596361 gene encoding peroxisome biogenesis protein 1 isoform X1, with translation MEFEVRHVAGIEDCFVSLPLLLIQTLQSTRSSLLPPLLALELRLPRSSDHPWIVAWSGAASSSTAIEVSQQFAECISLPNHTTVQVRAASNMAKATLVTIEPHTEDDWEVLELNSEHAEAAILKQVRIVHEGMRFPLWLHGRTIVTFLVVSTFPKKAVVQLVPGTEVAVAPKRREKNLNNMESSTRESHGAKALLRLQDSDRRLFHKSNVKGVELGVALTSVAFIHQVTAKRFSLESLQLVVIVPRLSSKGSVKNLENDALRMKGSLTSKEVNSGISTDNKEFRQVIVHLLISDSVAEGHVMITRSLRLYLRAGLHSWVYLKGYNVALKKEISVLSLSPCHFKMVANDKENGLEVLDGHKTRRMKNSGSGTSLEVVNWSTHDDVVAVLSSEFPFQEAEDSSQEDTKKGLECLLRAWFLAQLDAIASNAGTEVKTLVLGNENLLHFEVNRYDSGTYGLVSSNGFSEKRNKTKDLPVEISYILTISEELLHSGNVNAYELALDDRNKRNDVQGGFELFGKLNLGNPMSLYSVKDRTSVKGFSTNASSLSWMGVTASDVINRMMVLLAPASGIWFSTYNLPLPGHVLIYGPAGSGKTLLARAVAKSLEEHKDLLAHVIFICCSGLALEKPPTIRQALSSFVSEALDHAPSVVVFDDLDSIIQSSSDSEGSQPSTSVVALTKFLTDIIDEYGEKRKSSCGIGPIAFIASVQSLESIPQSLSSSGRFDFHVQLPAPAASERGAILKHEIQRRSLQCHDDILLDVASKCDGYDAYDLEILVDRAVHAAIGRFLPSDSEEYVKPILVREDFSHAMHEFLPVAMRDITKSAPEVGRSGWDDVGGLNDIRDAIKEMIEMPSKFPNIFAQAPLRLRSNVLLYGPPGCGKTHIVGAAAAACSLRFISVKGPELLNKYIGASEQAVRDIFSKAAAAAPCLLFFDEFDSIAPKRGHDNTGVTDRVVNQFLTELDGVEVLTGVFVFAATSRPDLLDAALLRPGRLDRLLFCDFPSRRERLDVLTVLSRKLPLASDVDLGAIACMTEGFSGADLQALLSDAQLAAVHEHLSSVSSNEPGKMPVITDGVLKSIASKARPSVSETEKQRLYGIYSQFLDSKRSVAAQSRDAKGKRATLA, from the exons ATGGAGTTTGAGGTGAGACACGTGGCAGGAATAGAGGACTGCTTCGTATCTCTTCCACTCCTACTCATCCAAACCCTTCAATCCACGCGCTCTTCTCTCCTCCCTCCCCTTCTCGCTCTCGAGCTTCGCCTCCCACGCTCCTCCGACCACCCCTGGATCGTCGCTTGGTCCGGCGCTGCTTCTTCTTCCACTGCTATTGAG GTTTCTCAACAATTTGCAGAATGTATATCTTTGCCCAATCACACCACAGTTCAAGTACGAGCAGCTTCTAATATGGCAAAGGCTACATTAGTCACAATTGAACCTCATACCGAGGATGATTGGGAAGTTTTAGAGCTTAACTCTGAGCACGCAGAAGCTGCTATATTAAAGCAG GTCAGGATTGTCCATGAAGGAATGCGATTTCCTCTGTGGTTGCATGGCCGCACGATCGTAACTTTCCTAGTGGTTTCAACCTTTCCCAAGAAAGCGGTGG TTCAACTTGTCCCTGGAACAGAAGTTGCTGTTGCTCCAAAGAGACGtgagaaaaatttaaacaacatGGAATCGTCTACCAGAGAATCTCATGGTGCAAAAGCACTGCTACGTTTGCAAGATTCGGACAGAAGATTGTTTCACAAAAGCAATGTCAAAGGTGTTGAGCTTGGGGTAGCACTCACTTCTGTCGCCTTTATTCATCAAGTAACAGCTAAAAGATTTTCATTGGAGTCTCTTCAGTTGGTTGTTATAGTGCCAAGATTGTCATCCAAAGGGAGTGTGAAGAATCTGGAAAATGATGCCTTGAGAATGAAAGGAAGTTTAACTTCCAAGGAAGTAAATAGTGGAATTTCAACTGATAATAAGGAATTTCGTCAAGTGATTGTTCACCTTTTAATTTCAGATTCAGTGGCTGAAGGACATGTAATGATTACTCGCTCTCTTCGGCTTTATTTGAGAGCAGGACTACATTCAT GGGTTTATTTAAAGGGCTATAATGTTGCTTTGAAGAAGGAAATTTCTGTACTGTCACTTTCTCCATGCCACTTCAAGATGGTTGCAAATGATAAGGAGAATGGTCTTGAAGTGCTTGATGGCCATAAAACTCGTAGGATGAAAAACTCTGGTTCAGGAACCTCTTTAGAGGTAGTAAATTGGTCAACCCATGATGATGTTGTGGCTGTTCTTTCTTCTGAATTTCCTTTCCAAGAGGCTGAAGACTCCAGTCAGGAAGACACTAAAAAGGGCTTAGAATGTCTTCTTCGTGCATGGTTTCTTGCTCAACTTGATGCTATAGCTTCAAATGCAGGGACGGAAGTTAAGACATTGGTTTTGGGGAATGAAAATCTACTTCACTTTGAGGTGAACAGATATGATTCTGGGACTTACGGACTAGTCTCATCTAATGGTTTTtcagaaaagagaaataagaCTAAGGACTTGCCGGTGGAAATTTCATACATATTGACCATTTCTGAGGAACTACTGCACAGTGGAAATGTTAATGCGTATGAGCTTGCCCTTGATGATAGAAACAAGAGGAATGATGTTCAGGGCGGTTTCGAGTTGTTTGGAAAGCTAAATTTGGGTAACCCTATGTCCCTATATTCTGTTAAAGACAGAACATCTGTCAAGGGGTTTAGCACAAATGCATCTTCATTAAGCTGGATGGGTGTGACTGCTTCTGATGTTATCAATA GAATGATGGTGTTGTTAGCTCCTGCTTCTGGAATTTGGTTTAGTACTTACAATCTTCCTCTCCCAGGACATGTTCTAATATATGGACCTGCG GGTTCTGGAAAGACATTATTGGCTAGAGCTGTTGCAAAGTCCCTTGAAGAACATAAAGACCTGTTAGCACATGT AATCTTTATATGTTGCTCAGGGCTTGCTTTAGAGAAGCCCCCAACCATTCGTCAAGCGCTTTCAAGTTTTGTGTCTGAAGCTCTAGATCATGCACCTTCAGTTGTTGTTTTTGATGATCTTGATAGTATCATCCAATCTTCATCTGACTCAGAAGGATCCCAACCTTCAACCTCAGTTGTTGCACTTACTAAATTTCTCACTGACATTATTGATGAATATGGA GAAAAGAGGAAGAGCTCCTGTGGTATTGGTCCAATAGCTTTTATAGCTTCTGTGCAGTCTCTGGAGAGTATCCCTCAGTCTTTGAGCTCATCAG GAAGGTTTGACTTTCATGTGCAACTACCTGCACCTGCTGCCTCTGAACGTGGGGCCATATTGAAGCATGAAATTCAGAGGCGTTCCCTACAATGTCATGATGACATCTTACTTGATGTAGCTTCCAAATGTGATGGATATGATGCATATGATCTg GAAATATTGGTTGATAGAGCTGTTCATGCCGCCATTGGTCGGTTTTTGCCTTCTGATTCTGAAGAATACGTGAAGCCCATTTTAGTTAGGGAGGATTTCTCTCATGCTATGCATGAGTTCCTTCCAGTTGCCATGCGTGACATTACTAAATCTGCTCCTGAAGTTGGTCGCTCTGGTTGGGATGATGTTGGTGGTCTCAATGACATTCGAGATGCTATCAAAGAG ATGATTGAAATGCCTTCAAAGTTTCCGAATATATTTGCACAAGCTCCTTTAAGGTTGCGGTCTAATGTTCTCTTATATGGTCCTCCTGGCTGTGGTAAAACCCACATTGTTGGTGCTGCTGCTGCCGCTTGTTCACTAAGATTTATATCGGTGAAAGGGCCTGAGCTACTGAACAAATACATTGGTGCTTCTGAGCAAGCT GTTCGAGATATTTTTTCAAAGGCAGCTGCTGCAGCGCCATGCCTCCTCTtttttgatgaatttgattcCATTGCACCTAAAAGAGGGCATGACAACACTGGAGTAACTGATAGAGTTGTTAATCAA TTCCTAACAGAATTAGATGGCGTTGAAGTTTTGACTGGTGTATTTGTGTTTGCTGCAACAAG TAGACCAGATCTGCTTGATGCTGCATTGCTGAGACCAGGTAGGCTCGATCGCCTCCTTTTCTGTGATTTTCCATCTCGGCGTGAGAGGTTGGATGTTCTGACTGTTCTTTCTAGAAAG CTACCATTAGCCAGTGATGTTGATTTAGGCGCCATAGCTTGTATGACAGAAGGATTTAGCGGAGCTGATCTCCAAGCTCTTCTCTCAGACGCACAGCTTGCTGCAGTTCATGAACATTTGAGCAGTGTGAGTAGCAATGAGCCTGGAAAAATGCCAGTCATAACTGATGGTGTTTTGAAGTCTATTGCTTCAAAGGCAAGACCATCAGTTTCAGAAACCGAGAAGCAGAGACTTTATGGCATCTACAGTCAGTTTCTGGATTCAAAGAGATCCGTTGCTGCACAG TCAAGGGATGCAAAAGGCAAGAGGGCAACTCTGGCATGA
- the LOC18596360 gene encoding uncharacterized protein LOC18596360 isoform X1, with the protein MASTWRKLKKSLIPKISINHHHRRSSSSSSSANGIASSPSSSVSLSSSLLSYSFSFRSSKKICAICLGSLKKGEGQAIFTAECSHPFHFNCIATNVQHGNRICPICRSEWKDIPFQAPSNAADSRHNNSTSRAQASPYNAPLEDTFVSGVSRNLLQSTLPQFEPDYFSDDEPIPAIHAGPASSTRPQTITIKAVPEFPAVLASDAASKFAVLVGIRAPPFHVDVQEFDRAPIDLVAVLDVSGSMAGKLALLKRAVCFIIQNLGPSDRLSIVTFSSSAHRMLPLRRMSGSGHDDAIRVINALTSSGGTNIVEGLKKGVKVLEERREQNPIASIILLSDGHDTLNGDTYRLYRSVQNHTLNPRHNLQYLYLLPPSICPRNNASGAESRQLTIPVHTFGFGSEHDSNAMHAISDVSGGTYSSIESIDILQDAFARCIGGLLSVVAQDVQLTIQSISPGVQIGSIPSGRYKSEILSQGQKAIIYVGSLYADEEKEFLVYLSIPASTYADGEKKLGNMLLLDVLCSYTYSTTMEIFHLSCERVEIRRPEVLSPTDGLVCLEVDRQRNRLCVAEAIANAQRIAELGDLEHAQAVLSEQRIALSSSVSAQAGDRLCNWLEAELRETRQRMANMELYEQTGRAYVLSGLSSHSWQRATTRGYTTTIIPEEGVNPGTSGTISYETPSMVNMVSRSQVLNYVSPQQPQRLSKSCSQVQRNK; encoded by the exons ATGGCGAGTACGTGGAGAAAGCTTAAGAAATCTCTGATTCCGAAAATCTCTATCAACCACCACCACCGCCGCTCCTCCTCTTCCAGTTCCTCCGCCAACGGCATTGCTTCTTCGCCTTCCTCCTccgtctctctctcttcctctctccTCTCTTACAGCTTCAGCTTCCGATCTTCTaag AAGATTTGTGCAATTTGCTTGGGAAGCTTGAAAAAGGGAGAAGGCCAGGCCATCTTCACAGCCGAGTGCTCTCATCCTTTTCACTTCAATTGTATTGCAACCAACGTGCAGCATGGAAATCGCATTTGCCCCATTTGCCGCTCTGAATGGAAAGATATCCCTTTCCAAGCACCTTCAAATGCTGCTGATTCCCGGCACAATAACAGCACGAGCCGAGCCCAAGCGTCTCCCTATAATGCTCCACTTGAAGATACTTTTGTATCTGGCGTCAGTCGTAATTTACTTCAATCAACCCTGCCTCAGTTTGAACCTGACTACTTTTCTGATGATGAACCGATTCCAGCCATCCATGCAGGCCCTGCATCATCCACTCGTCCACAAACCATAACCATTAAGGCAGTGCCAGAGTTTCCTGCTGTCTTAGCTTCAGATGCTGCGTCCAAGTTTGCTGTTCTTGTTGGCATCCGTGCTCCACCTTTTCATGTTGATGTCCAAGAATTTGATCGTGCACCCATCGACCTAGTTGCTGTGCTTGATGTAAGCGGCAGCATGGCTGGCAAGCTTGCCCTTCTTAAGCGTGCTGTTTGCTTCATCATACAAAACTTGGGCCCTTCAGATCGGTTATCCATAGTTACTTTCTCATCATCAGCTCACAGGATGTTACCATTGCGAAGGATGTCCGGCAGTGGTCATGATGATGCTATCCGTGTCATCAATGCCCTTACCTCTAGTGGTGGGACAAACATCGTGGAAGGTCTAAAGAAAGGGGTTAAGGTTCTTGAAGAGCGACGTGAGCAGAATCCCATTGCAAGCATTATCCTCCTATCTGATGGCCATGATACATTAAATGGTGATACTTACAGACTATACCGCAGTGTACAGAATCACACTTTAAATCCAAGGCACAATTTGCAGTATCTTTACCTCCTGCCTCCTTCAATTTGTCCCAGGAATAATGCATCTGGTGCTGAGTCGCGGCAGCTTACCATCCCAGTCCACACATTTGGATTTGGTTCAGAACATGATTCTAATGCAATGCATGCCATATCTGACGTATCAGGTGGCACATATTCCTCTATCGAGTCAATTGACATTTTACAGGATGCATTTGCTAGATGCATTGGTGGTCTTCTCAGTGTTGTAGCTCAAGATGTCCAACTAACAATACAATCGATTTCTCCTGGAGTCCAAATTGGTTCGATTCCCTCTGGGAGATATAAGAGTGAAATCCTTTCTCAAGGGCAGAAAGCTATCATTTATGTCGGAAGTTTATATGCAGATGAAGAGAAGGAATTCCTGGTATACCTCTCAATTCCAGCATCAACATATGCTGATGGTGAGAAAAAGTTGGGTAACATGTTATTGTTGGATGTCTTGTGCTCGTACACGTATTCAACAACAATGGAGATCTTTCATTTGAGCTGCGAGAGAGTTGAGATAAGACGACCTGAGGTTTTGTCTCCTACGGACGGGTTGGTGTGCTTGGAGGTTGATCGACAGAGGAATCGTCTGTGTGTGGCGGAAGCTATTGCAAATGCTCAACGGATTGCTGAACTGGGAGATTTAGAGCATGCGCAGGCTGTGCTGTCAGAGCAAAGAATAGCTTTGTCATCTTCAGTATCAGCCCAAGCAGGGGACCGCCTGTGCAATTGGCTTGAGGCAGAGCTGAGAGAAACCAGGCAGAGAATGGCAAATATGGAGTTATATGAACAGACTGGGCGGGCATATGTTCTCTCAGGGTTAAGCTCACACTCATGGCAGAGGGCCACAACTAGGGGCTACACAACAACAATCATACCGGAAGAAGGTGTAAATCCAGGCACTAGTGGGACAATCAGCTATGAAACTCCTTCGATGGTCAACATGGTGTCGAGATCACAGGTTCTCAATTATGTATCCCCGCAACAACCTCAAAGGCTTAGCAAGTCATGCAGCCAGGTTCAACGAAATAAATAA
- the LOC18596361 gene encoding peroxisome biogenesis protein 1 isoform X2 produces MESSTRESHGAKALLRLQDSDRRLFHKSNVKGVELGVALTSVAFIHQVTAKRFSLESLQLVVIVPRLSSKGSVKNLENDALRMKGSLTSKEVNSGISTDNKEFRQVIVHLLISDSVAEGHVMITRSLRLYLRAGLHSWVYLKGYNVALKKEISVLSLSPCHFKMVANDKENGLEVLDGHKTRRMKNSGSGTSLEVVNWSTHDDVVAVLSSEFPFQEAEDSSQEDTKKGLECLLRAWFLAQLDAIASNAGTEVKTLVLGNENLLHFEVNRYDSGTYGLVSSNGFSEKRNKTKDLPVEISYILTISEELLHSGNVNAYELALDDRNKRNDVQGGFELFGKLNLGNPMSLYSVKDRTSVKGFSTNASSLSWMGVTASDVINRMMVLLAPASGIWFSTYNLPLPGHVLIYGPAGSGKTLLARAVAKSLEEHKDLLAHVIFICCSGLALEKPPTIRQALSSFVSEALDHAPSVVVFDDLDSIIQSSSDSEGSQPSTSVVALTKFLTDIIDEYGEKRKSSCGIGPIAFIASVQSLESIPQSLSSSGRFDFHVQLPAPAASERGAILKHEIQRRSLQCHDDILLDVASKCDGYDAYDLEILVDRAVHAAIGRFLPSDSEEYVKPILVREDFSHAMHEFLPVAMRDITKSAPEVGRSGWDDVGGLNDIRDAIKEMIEMPSKFPNIFAQAPLRLRSNVLLYGPPGCGKTHIVGAAAAACSLRFISVKGPELLNKYIGASEQAVRDIFSKAAAAAPCLLFFDEFDSIAPKRGHDNTGVTDRVVNQFLTELDGVEVLTGVFVFAATSRPDLLDAALLRPGRLDRLLFCDFPSRRERLDVLTVLSRKLPLASDVDLGAIACMTEGFSGADLQALLSDAQLAAVHEHLSSVSSNEPGKMPVITDGVLKSIASKARPSVSETEKQRLYGIYSQFLDSKRSVAAQSRDAKGKRATLA; encoded by the exons atGGAATCGTCTACCAGAGAATCTCATGGTGCAAAAGCACTGCTACGTTTGCAAGATTCGGACAGAAGATTGTTTCACAAAAGCAATGTCAAAGGTGTTGAGCTTGGGGTAGCACTCACTTCTGTCGCCTTTATTCATCAAGTAACAGCTAAAAGATTTTCATTGGAGTCTCTTCAGTTGGTTGTTATAGTGCCAAGATTGTCATCCAAAGGGAGTGTGAAGAATCTGGAAAATGATGCCTTGAGAATGAAAGGAAGTTTAACTTCCAAGGAAGTAAATAGTGGAATTTCAACTGATAATAAGGAATTTCGTCAAGTGATTGTTCACCTTTTAATTTCAGATTCAGTGGCTGAAGGACATGTAATGATTACTCGCTCTCTTCGGCTTTATTTGAGAGCAGGACTACATTCAT GGGTTTATTTAAAGGGCTATAATGTTGCTTTGAAGAAGGAAATTTCTGTACTGTCACTTTCTCCATGCCACTTCAAGATGGTTGCAAATGATAAGGAGAATGGTCTTGAAGTGCTTGATGGCCATAAAACTCGTAGGATGAAAAACTCTGGTTCAGGAACCTCTTTAGAGGTAGTAAATTGGTCAACCCATGATGATGTTGTGGCTGTTCTTTCTTCTGAATTTCCTTTCCAAGAGGCTGAAGACTCCAGTCAGGAAGACACTAAAAAGGGCTTAGAATGTCTTCTTCGTGCATGGTTTCTTGCTCAACTTGATGCTATAGCTTCAAATGCAGGGACGGAAGTTAAGACATTGGTTTTGGGGAATGAAAATCTACTTCACTTTGAGGTGAACAGATATGATTCTGGGACTTACGGACTAGTCTCATCTAATGGTTTTtcagaaaagagaaataagaCTAAGGACTTGCCGGTGGAAATTTCATACATATTGACCATTTCTGAGGAACTACTGCACAGTGGAAATGTTAATGCGTATGAGCTTGCCCTTGATGATAGAAACAAGAGGAATGATGTTCAGGGCGGTTTCGAGTTGTTTGGAAAGCTAAATTTGGGTAACCCTATGTCCCTATATTCTGTTAAAGACAGAACATCTGTCAAGGGGTTTAGCACAAATGCATCTTCATTAAGCTGGATGGGTGTGACTGCTTCTGATGTTATCAATA GAATGATGGTGTTGTTAGCTCCTGCTTCTGGAATTTGGTTTAGTACTTACAATCTTCCTCTCCCAGGACATGTTCTAATATATGGACCTGCG GGTTCTGGAAAGACATTATTGGCTAGAGCTGTTGCAAAGTCCCTTGAAGAACATAAAGACCTGTTAGCACATGT AATCTTTATATGTTGCTCAGGGCTTGCTTTAGAGAAGCCCCCAACCATTCGTCAAGCGCTTTCAAGTTTTGTGTCTGAAGCTCTAGATCATGCACCTTCAGTTGTTGTTTTTGATGATCTTGATAGTATCATCCAATCTTCATCTGACTCAGAAGGATCCCAACCTTCAACCTCAGTTGTTGCACTTACTAAATTTCTCACTGACATTATTGATGAATATGGA GAAAAGAGGAAGAGCTCCTGTGGTATTGGTCCAATAGCTTTTATAGCTTCTGTGCAGTCTCTGGAGAGTATCCCTCAGTCTTTGAGCTCATCAG GAAGGTTTGACTTTCATGTGCAACTACCTGCACCTGCTGCCTCTGAACGTGGGGCCATATTGAAGCATGAAATTCAGAGGCGTTCCCTACAATGTCATGATGACATCTTACTTGATGTAGCTTCCAAATGTGATGGATATGATGCATATGATCTg GAAATATTGGTTGATAGAGCTGTTCATGCCGCCATTGGTCGGTTTTTGCCTTCTGATTCTGAAGAATACGTGAAGCCCATTTTAGTTAGGGAGGATTTCTCTCATGCTATGCATGAGTTCCTTCCAGTTGCCATGCGTGACATTACTAAATCTGCTCCTGAAGTTGGTCGCTCTGGTTGGGATGATGTTGGTGGTCTCAATGACATTCGAGATGCTATCAAAGAG ATGATTGAAATGCCTTCAAAGTTTCCGAATATATTTGCACAAGCTCCTTTAAGGTTGCGGTCTAATGTTCTCTTATATGGTCCTCCTGGCTGTGGTAAAACCCACATTGTTGGTGCTGCTGCTGCCGCTTGTTCACTAAGATTTATATCGGTGAAAGGGCCTGAGCTACTGAACAAATACATTGGTGCTTCTGAGCAAGCT GTTCGAGATATTTTTTCAAAGGCAGCTGCTGCAGCGCCATGCCTCCTCTtttttgatgaatttgattcCATTGCACCTAAAAGAGGGCATGACAACACTGGAGTAACTGATAGAGTTGTTAATCAA TTCCTAACAGAATTAGATGGCGTTGAAGTTTTGACTGGTGTATTTGTGTTTGCTGCAACAAG TAGACCAGATCTGCTTGATGCTGCATTGCTGAGACCAGGTAGGCTCGATCGCCTCCTTTTCTGTGATTTTCCATCTCGGCGTGAGAGGTTGGATGTTCTGACTGTTCTTTCTAGAAAG CTACCATTAGCCAGTGATGTTGATTTAGGCGCCATAGCTTGTATGACAGAAGGATTTAGCGGAGCTGATCTCCAAGCTCTTCTCTCAGACGCACAGCTTGCTGCAGTTCATGAACATTTGAGCAGTGTGAGTAGCAATGAGCCTGGAAAAATGCCAGTCATAACTGATGGTGTTTTGAAGTCTATTGCTTCAAAGGCAAGACCATCAGTTTCAGAAACCGAGAAGCAGAGACTTTATGGCATCTACAGTCAGTTTCTGGATTCAAAGAGATCCGTTGCTGCACAG TCAAGGGATGCAAAAGGCAAGAGGGCAACTCTGGCATGA